The following are from one region of the Desulfonatronum thiosulfatophilum genome:
- a CDS encoding CinA family protein yields MARICDEGHEKLIMELGRTLMERGGMLAAAESCTGGLIAHLTTNISGSSQWFAGAVVAYANQVKSTVLNVPEAVIAARGAVSREVVLAMASGVRQLLNTQAALAVSGIAGPDGGTPDKPVGTVWVAWSYKEYQHSACLHFSGSRLEIKRQSALASLKGMLEMLREKH; encoded by the coding sequence ATGGCGAGAATTTGCGATGAAGGTCACGAGAAGCTGATCATGGAATTGGGCCGCACTCTGATGGAACGCGGCGGGATGCTGGCCGCGGCGGAATCCTGCACAGGTGGGCTGATCGCCCATCTGACCACGAACATCTCTGGGAGTTCCCAATGGTTTGCCGGAGCGGTAGTGGCCTATGCAAACCAGGTCAAAAGCACGGTGTTGAACGTGCCTGAGGCCGTCATCGCAGCCCGTGGCGCGGTCAGCCGGGAAGTGGTTCTGGCCATGGCTTCCGGTGTCCGGCAACTGCTGAACACCCAAGCGGCCCTTGCCGTCTCCGGCATCGCCGGTCCCGACGGAGGAACACCCGATAAACCGGTTGGCACCGTCTGGGTGGCTTGGTCGTACAAAGAGTACCAGCACAGTGCATGCCTTCATTTCTCCGGTTCACGTCTGGAAATCAAACGGCAATCAGCCCTGGCGTCCCTGAAGGGAATGCTTGAGATGCTACGGGAAAAACACTGA
- the mutY gene encoding A/G-specific adenine glycosylase, which produces MIDQKSFSAPLLSWFADQARDLPWRRNYDPYQVWISEVMLQQTQMDRVLGYFQRWIARFPDVQALASAREDAILASWEGLGYYTRARNLHRAARYVVERLGGELPQEHASWLALPGVGPYTAAAVCAIAFNQPHAVVDANVGRVFARVFDLDTPVKERTARDFIAEHALRLTPPGQARHFSQALMELGALVCLPRRPRCSFCPLHDLCEARRLDIVLERPVPAKAVTYIPIDVATGVLMAGGLIYIQKRPTTGVWAGLWEFPGGTIEGAETPEQTLIREYMEETGFRIDNLRKLAVIRHGYTKYRVALHCFCCHLPDNTPQTPPILTAAQEFRWVSPKELDHFAFPAGHRKLIDQTFAGGGFCTE; this is translated from the coding sequence GTGATTGACCAGAAGTCCTTTTCCGCGCCGCTCCTGTCCTGGTTCGCGGATCAGGCCCGGGATCTGCCCTGGCGGAGGAACTACGACCCCTATCAGGTCTGGATTTCCGAGGTGATGCTCCAGCAGACCCAGATGGACCGGGTCTTGGGTTATTTTCAGCGCTGGATTGCCCGCTTTCCGGATGTTCAAGCCCTGGCCTCGGCCCGCGAGGATGCAATCCTCGCGTCCTGGGAAGGCCTGGGCTACTACACCCGGGCCCGCAACCTGCACCGGGCGGCGCGCTACGTGGTGGAGCGGCTGGGAGGCGAGTTGCCCCAAGAACATGCCTCCTGGCTGGCCCTGCCCGGCGTGGGCCCCTACACCGCGGCCGCTGTCTGCGCCATCGCCTTCAACCAGCCCCATGCCGTGGTGGACGCCAACGTGGGGCGCGTCTTCGCTCGGGTCTTCGATCTGGATACCCCGGTCAAGGAACGTACCGCCAGGGATTTCATCGCCGAGCACGCCTTGCGGCTGACTCCGCCGGGTCAGGCGCGCCATTTCAGCCAGGCCCTGATGGAACTGGGCGCCCTGGTCTGCCTCCCTCGTCGCCCCCGCTGCTCTTTCTGCCCGCTGCACGACCTCTGCGAGGCCCGGCGGCTGGACATCGTGCTGGAACGGCCGGTACCGGCCAAAGCAGTAACCTACATCCCCATCGACGTGGCCACGGGCGTGCTCATGGCCGGCGGACTGATCTACATCCAGAAACGTCCGACCACCGGCGTCTGGGCCGGCCTCTGGGAATTTCCCGGCGGAACTATCGAAGGCGCCGAAACACCGGAACAGACCCTGATCCGCGAATACATGGAAGAAACCGGCTTCCGGATCGACAACCTGCGCAAACTGGCCGTGATCCGCCACGGCTACACCAAATACCGCGTCGCCCTGCACTGCTTCTGCTGCCACCTCCCCGACAACACCCCCCAAACCCCGCCCATCCTCACCGCGGCCCAGGAATTCCGCTGGGTATCACCGAAAGAACTCGACCACTTCGCCTTCCCCGCCGGCCATCGCAAGCTGATTGACCAGACGTTTGCGGGTGGGGGATTTTGTACTGAGTGA
- a CDS encoding NAD(+)/NADH kinase, which yields MNNFHPGSVLLVAKRDHVEALNLAGEISEWLSGRGVVNSVSENVDDLASRLPRSWPTPTLILVLGGDGTMISVIRKLASNHIAILGINFARVGFLTECSKDSWQPMLDGIFEHGAMISSRMLLDVRLIRDSRTMLSTIVVNDIVVGRGRLARLINLELFFEEERIAALRADGLILSTPTGSSAYSYSAGGPLVYPEMDVICTTPICSFLTEIKPFVFPAERTIQVRIDEYTMEAFLTLDGQSGYPLIKGDQVHVTRSQCRMNLVTSSGYSYFQKLRAKGFLQES from the coding sequence ATGAATAATTTTCATCCCGGTTCGGTTCTTCTGGTGGCGAAGCGCGACCATGTCGAGGCATTGAACCTTGCCGGAGAAATTTCCGAATGGCTGTCCGGACGCGGTGTCGTGAACAGCGTGTCGGAAAATGTTGACGATCTCGCGTCCCGCCTGCCTCGGTCCTGGCCCACGCCAACGCTGATTCTCGTCCTTGGCGGTGACGGGACCATGATCAGCGTTATCAGAAAGTTGGCCTCGAATCACATCGCCATCTTGGGGATCAATTTTGCCCGGGTCGGTTTTCTCACGGAGTGCTCCAAAGATTCCTGGCAGCCCATGCTGGATGGAATTTTCGAGCATGGAGCGATGATTTCTTCCCGGATGCTCTTGGATGTGCGGTTGATTCGTGACAGCCGGACCATGCTTTCGACCATCGTCGTGAACGACATCGTTGTCGGACGGGGAAGGTTGGCCAGACTGATCAACCTGGAACTTTTCTTCGAAGAGGAACGCATTGCCGCATTGCGAGCCGACGGACTGATCCTCTCCACGCCCACCGGCTCTTCCGCCTATTCCTACTCTGCCGGAGGTCCACTGGTGTATCCGGAAATGGACGTGATCTGCACAACGCCTATCTGTTCGTTTCTTACCGAGATCAAGCCGTTTGTCTTTCCTGCGGAGAGGACGATTCAAGTCCGGATTGACGAGTACACCATGGAGGCTTTTCTGACTCTGGACGGGCAATCCGGCTATCCGCTGATCAAGGGTGATCAGGTGCACGTCACCAGATCGCAATGCAGAATGAATCTCGTAACATCTTCCGGCTACTCGTATTTCCAGAAACTCCGAGCCAAAGGGTTCCTGCAGGAAAGCTGA
- a CDS encoding ABC transporter permease produces the protein MTISKLVVRNIVWRRGRFVFTLLGITIGIASYVTFLSMGGSLKNEIHRETAALGANLIVIPKGSCGYEQLSILTGDQMPTNITSEEVVRIESIEGLTVIPFLVQRTALNNVPITVNGILPDEVMHSRGLAVDQGRYFSSPEDTGAVIGSEVAARFGFPPGSTLTLRGAQVPVLGVLKATGGKDDVTIFLPMKLAQDIFNSVNLYSYVAIAFNDPALAESYSDQIRAATGLGVVSDQQMLSSVLAIVGSVNVTLQLIAAVAILAAAFGIINTMMTATYERKREIGILQALGATRKVIFSVFVMESGLYGLFGGICGVAGGMLASVIVTPYISENAFTTLMKGSGSGNVFDVTVILGAMTLSILVAVIAGVYPAWRAARLSPVEAISHG, from the coding sequence ATGACCATCTCCAAGCTTGTGGTCCGTAATATTGTTTGGCGGCGGGGAAGATTCGTCTTCACTTTGCTCGGGATCACCATCGGCATAGCCTCCTACGTCACCTTCCTGTCCATGGGCGGCAGCTTGAAGAACGAGATCCACCGGGAAACCGCTGCCCTAGGGGCGAATCTCATCGTCATTCCCAAAGGCTCGTGCGGATATGAGCAGCTTTCCATTCTTACCGGCGATCAGATGCCGACCAACATCACTTCTGAGGAGGTCGTCAGGATCGAATCCATTGAAGGCCTGACAGTGATCCCGTTCCTCGTCCAGAGGACCGCCCTCAACAATGTGCCGATTACAGTCAACGGCATCCTTCCTGACGAGGTCATGCATTCGAGAGGCTTGGCGGTCGATCAGGGCAGGTACTTTTCATCTCCTGAGGACACGGGGGCCGTGATCGGCTCCGAAGTTGCCGCACGATTCGGCTTCCCTCCCGGAAGCACGCTGACCCTCAGAGGCGCACAGGTCCCGGTGCTAGGCGTTCTCAAAGCCACGGGCGGCAAGGACGATGTAACCATCTTCCTCCCCATGAAGCTGGCCCAGGATATTTTCAATTCCGTGAACCTCTATTCGTATGTCGCCATCGCCTTCAACGATCCGGCGCTTGCCGAGAGCTACAGCGATCAGATCCGGGCGGCCACGGGACTTGGCGTGGTTTCTGACCAGCAGATGCTCAGCTCCGTGCTTGCCATTGTCGGCTCGGTGAACGTCACGCTGCAGCTCATTGCGGCGGTGGCGATTCTGGCGGCTGCCTTCGGCATCATCAACACGATGATGACCGCCACCTATGAGCGAAAGCGAGAAATCGGCATTCTGCAGGCGCTTGGAGCTACTCGAAAAGTGATTTTCTCCGTTTTTGTCATGGAATCTGGGCTTTATGGGTTGTTCGGCGGCATCTGCGGAGTCGCGGGAGGCATGCTGGCATCGGTGATCGTGACGCCCTACATCAGCGAGAACGCCTTTACGACCCTGATGAAGGGGTCGGGCAGCGGCAATGTATTCGATGTCACGGTTATCCTCGGTGCCATGACGCTCTCCATTCTGGTTGCGGTAATCGCCGGTGTGTATCCTGCTTGGAGAGCGGCTCGTCTCTCGCCTGTGGAGGCCATCAGCCATGGATAA
- the rnr gene encoding ribonuclease R — protein MARKKRSAEPMGVESLLRVFRKSRKPLGFGELLKLLGLPNRQRKELDEALDILVRDGRLIRMRDAYGLADNMQIITGELEVQRSGVGFVLPEDSRRKDVFVSSKDLGDARHGDKVAVALLPKRGGRNPEGRVVRVLERRTEIYAVRILDVRGKGYWLAQATDPKLGFHLLLTAEDVDIAPQKNDIVLARIGERLEEHLWAGTMVAMLGTETDLAVQEQLVKFNHHVPTVFPETVLEQAAALPERPAEEDFGGRRDLRDLPLVTIDGATAKDFDDAVCVRETSKGFTLWVAIADVAHYVPPFTPLDEEARERGNSYYFPKSVEPMFPERLSNGLCSLNPSEPRLAMAAEMEFSRDGKMTGASFHAIVMQSHARLTYEQVHQALEERNPQVLRDLEPLLPMLEQAESLARILKKRRHGRGSLDFDLPDPEILLDVRGEAVDIQSRTRHFSHQIIEEFMIAANEAVAEFLTKKDVPMLYRIHDTPDPEKLRGLFEVLGRTELAVRLPKKGEPAEPEMLQTLLAAARDTEMEFLVNRLLLRSQMQAKYSPDNIGHFGLASKCYAHFTSPIRRYADLELHRALKNALSGRGPKVSHKQLKTLGDALSIRERRAMAAEREILKRVTVMFLMDRVGEEFSGVVSSLTDFGFWVELADVMADGMVRLSSLSDDYYTFFPERHELIGRRTGRTFRLGQHVQVVLEEVSLSRLEITLVLAPEKEEEKKARKSRKGKKEKRD, from the coding sequence ATGGCCCGAAAAAAACGATCAGCCGAGCCGATGGGCGTGGAATCCCTGCTGCGGGTCTTTCGCAAGTCCCGCAAGCCGCTGGGTTTCGGAGAGCTGCTGAAGCTGCTGGGGCTGCCCAACCGACAGCGCAAGGAGCTGGACGAAGCCCTGGACATCCTGGTCCGCGACGGACGGCTGATCCGAATGCGCGACGCCTACGGGCTGGCCGACAACATGCAGATCATCACCGGAGAGCTGGAAGTCCAGCGGTCCGGCGTGGGCTTCGTGCTTCCGGAGGACAGCCGGCGCAAGGACGTTTTCGTCAGCAGTAAGGATCTGGGGGACGCCCGGCACGGGGACAAGGTGGCCGTGGCCCTGCTGCCCAAACGCGGCGGACGCAATCCCGAAGGACGGGTCGTGCGCGTTTTGGAGCGGCGGACGGAAATCTACGCCGTGCGCATTCTGGACGTCCGGGGCAAGGGCTACTGGCTGGCCCAGGCCACGGACCCGAAACTGGGCTTTCATCTGCTGCTCACGGCGGAGGACGTTGATATCGCGCCGCAAAAGAACGACATCGTCCTGGCCCGGATCGGCGAACGCCTGGAAGAGCATCTCTGGGCCGGAACCATGGTCGCCATGCTGGGAACCGAAACCGACCTGGCCGTGCAGGAGCAGTTGGTCAAGTTCAATCACCATGTGCCCACGGTTTTTCCCGAAACGGTCCTGGAGCAGGCCGCGGCTCTGCCGGAGCGCCCAGCAGAAGAGGATTTCGGTGGACGCCGCGACCTGCGTGATCTGCCCCTGGTGACCATCGACGGCGCGACGGCCAAGGATTTCGACGACGCCGTCTGCGTGCGGGAGACGTCCAAGGGCTTCACCCTCTGGGTGGCCATCGCGGACGTGGCCCATTACGTGCCGCCCTTTACGCCCCTGGACGAGGAAGCCCGGGAACGCGGCAATTCCTACTACTTTCCCAAATCCGTGGAACCCATGTTCCCGGAACGGCTCTCCAACGGGCTGTGCAGCCTGAACCCTTCCGAGCCCCGACTGGCCATGGCCGCGGAAATGGAGTTTTCGCGGGACGGCAAGATGACCGGCGCTTCCTTTCACGCCATTGTCATGCAAAGCCATGCCCGGCTGACCTACGAGCAGGTGCACCAGGCCCTGGAGGAGCGCAATCCCCAGGTTCTCCGGGACCTGGAACCGCTGCTGCCCATGCTGGAACAGGCCGAATCCCTGGCCCGGATCCTCAAGAAACGCCGCCATGGCCGCGGCAGCCTGGATTTCGACCTGCCGGACCCGGAAATTCTGCTGGACGTGCGCGGCGAGGCCGTGGACATCCAGTCCCGGACCAGACATTTTTCGCACCAGATCATCGAGGAGTTCATGATCGCGGCCAACGAGGCCGTGGCCGAGTTTCTGACCAAAAAAGACGTGCCCATGCTCTACCGGATTCACGACACGCCCGACCCGGAAAAGCTGCGCGGCCTGTTCGAGGTTCTGGGCCGGACGGAACTGGCCGTGCGGCTGCCTAAAAAAGGCGAGCCCGCGGAGCCCGAAATGCTCCAGACCCTGCTGGCCGCGGCCCGGGACACGGAGATGGAGTTTCTGGTCAACCGGCTGTTGCTGCGCAGCCAGATGCAGGCCAAGTACAGCCCGGACAACATCGGGCACTTCGGCCTGGCGTCCAAATGCTACGCCCACTTCACCTCGCCCATCCGGCGCTACGCGGACCTGGAACTGCACCGGGCCCTGAAAAACGCCCTGTCCGGTCGCGGCCCCAAGGTGTCCCACAAGCAGCTCAAGACCCTGGGCGACGCCCTGAGCATTCGGGAGCGGCGAGCCATGGCCGCGGAACGGGAGATCCTGAAGCGGGTGACGGTCATGTTTCTCATGGACCGGGTGGGCGAAGAGTTTTCCGGGGTTGTTTCATCCCTCACGGATTTCGGATTCTGGGTGGAACTCGCCGATGTCATGGCCGACGGCATGGTCCGCCTCTCCTCGCTCTCGGACGACTATTATACCTTTTTCCCGGAGCGCCACGAACTGATCGGGCGGCGGACCGGGCGGACCTTCCGCCTGGGCCAGCATGTCCAGGTCGTGCTCGAGGAAGTCAGCCTCTCGCGGCTGGAGATCACGCTGGTGCTCGCACCGGAGAAAGAGGAGGAGAAGAAAGCCAGGAAATCCAGGAAAGGCAAGAAAGAAAAGCGTGATTGA
- a CDS encoding ABC transporter ATP-binding protein, translating to MDNIILRTMDVFKTYGRGDAATMALRGITLDIPRGSFTCVVGPSGHGKSTLLHLLGGLDRPSSGRILLDGVDIGALSSSELARLRGRKIGFVFQFFNLLQGLTAIENVETAMMLAGTPERDQTERAMHLLQSLGLGDKTDSRPSDLSGGQQQRVAIARALANDPDILMMDEPTGNLDSSAEAEVMSILHSLHDQGKTIVIVSHNNEIAMASERIIRVKDGMIDSSVQRETLRTAQ from the coding sequence ATGGATAACATCATTTTGCGCACCATGGACGTTTTCAAAACCTACGGCAGAGGGGATGCCGCCACCATGGCTTTACGCGGCATAACACTGGATATTCCCCGCGGATCATTTACCTGCGTAGTCGGCCCTTCGGGTCATGGCAAAAGCACTCTCTTGCACCTGCTCGGTGGATTGGATCGCCCCTCAAGTGGTAGGATTCTTCTCGACGGTGTGGACATCGGTGCTTTGAGCAGCAGCGAGCTGGCTCGCCTTCGAGGGCGCAAGATCGGCTTCGTCTTTCAGTTCTTCAATCTTCTGCAAGGGCTCACGGCCATTGAGAACGTCGAAACGGCCATGATGCTTGCGGGAACACCGGAGAGGGATCAAACCGAAAGAGCCATGCATCTGCTGCAGTCGCTGGGGCTTGGCGACAAGACCGACTCCAGGCCTTCGGACCTCTCAGGCGGTCAGCAGCAGCGGGTCGCCATTGCCAGGGCACTGGCAAACGATCCGGATATTCTCATGATGGACGAACCCACGGGCAACCTTGATTCGTCCGCGGAGGCGGAAGTCATGTCCATTCTGCATTCCCTGCACGACCAAGGCAAGACCATCGTCATAGTGAGCCACAACAATGAGATAGCAATGGCGTCGGAACGCATCATCCGGGTCAAGGACGGCATGATTGACTCGTCAGTACAGAGAGAAACCCTTCGGACGGCTCAGTGA
- a CDS encoding HsdM family class I SAM-dependent methyltransferase, whose protein sequence is MSEHTEVRLPLVEKLLKLGWDKNQLQYEPEWRVPKTPSEASRREKGQSFKSFPIDVAIFDHPSHVGDYQHLQVIIETKAPTIVEGINQLEIYMSLEPHVLLGIWTNGQELILVYRTPDGKFDIEKNGSLPKPTDSLIRTAGKRLTWADLEVPTTAELKKTFSRLLDVVVSRDTLSTRRDDQLNNLCNIILAKLEGDKLAKYSPDDPAPFQVWGSEEETAKKVKALFDGMRIAHSDLFLTDSDKDIHLDDHTIHSCAYEISKYRLRDTSISVISEAFQIFRTSSLKSEEGQYYTPYPVIRSAIKLMEIKPSDKVLDPACGTGGFLLESFRQLIENHPTMSDGDTKSWANRHLFGVDKDRINVKLTKAIMLTIGDGSTNTYLGDSIRKHLWATYFQDLQTALTPRSFTCIVTNPPFGKGLKVSKVDAKAAGFTISRKPKKLPSGGFEYSKSVHEEREIGILFLERCYDLLADGGRLGIILPETYMFSPSYAWLRFWLKDRLELKGMLNIAMEAFQGFCRAKTNFYIFEKVVDKNA, encoded by the coding sequence ATGAGTGAACATACTGAAGTCCGCCTTCCTCTTGTAGAAAAATTGCTCAAACTCGGATGGGATAAAAACCAGCTTCAATATGAGCCGGAATGGCGCGTGCCCAAAACGCCTAGCGAGGCTAGTCGTCGTGAGAAAGGGCAGAGCTTTAAATCTTTTCCAATCGATGTGGCGATTTTTGATCATCCATCCCATGTCGGTGATTATCAACATCTTCAAGTCATAATTGAAACAAAAGCTCCAACTATAGTTGAGGGGATAAATCAGTTAGAAATTTACATGAGCCTTGAGCCTCATGTATTGCTTGGAATATGGACTAATGGTCAGGAATTGATTCTTGTTTATAGGACTCCTGATGGCAAATTTGATATTGAGAAAAACGGGAGCCTTCCCAAACCGACGGATAGCCTTATAAGAACAGCAGGAAAGCGCCTAACTTGGGCTGACTTGGAAGTCCCAACTACTGCGGAATTAAAAAAGACATTTTCTCGGCTGTTAGACGTAGTGGTAAGCAGAGATACCTTAAGCACTCGCAGGGATGATCAGCTCAACAACTTGTGCAATATTATTCTTGCTAAGCTGGAAGGCGATAAGCTAGCCAAATATTCCCCTGATGATCCAGCGCCTTTTCAAGTATGGGGTAGTGAAGAGGAAACCGCGAAAAAGGTAAAGGCACTTTTTGATGGTATGCGCATAGCCCATAGCGACCTATTTTTAACTGATTCGGATAAAGACATACATCTTGATGATCATACAATTCATTCATGCGCGTACGAAATTTCTAAATATCGACTTCGAGACACTTCGATTAGTGTCATCTCTGAAGCATTTCAAATATTTCGAACGTCGAGCTTAAAGTCCGAAGAAGGTCAATATTACACTCCATATCCCGTCATCCGGAGTGCGATAAAATTAATGGAAATCAAGCCAAGTGACAAAGTCCTAGACCCTGCATGCGGAACTGGAGGTTTTCTTCTAGAGAGCTTTAGGCAGCTAATCGAAAACCACCCTACCATGTCTGATGGCGATACAAAGAGCTGGGCAAATCGTCATCTATTTGGAGTCGATAAAGACCGTATTAACGTCAAATTAACAAAGGCGATTATGCTAACGATTGGCGATGGCAGCACGAATACCTATTTGGGTGATTCCATAAGAAAGCATTTGTGGGCTACATATTTTCAAGATTTGCAAACTGCGCTTACGCCTAGATCATTTACATGCATTGTAACAAATCCACCGTTTGGAAAAGGATTGAAGGTTTCAAAGGTTGATGCAAAAGCGGCTGGTTTCACTATTTCCAGAAAGCCGAAAAAACTACCAAGTGGTGGCTTCGAATATTCAAAGAGCGTTCATGAAGAACGAGAGATAGGGATTTTATTTCTTGAGCGCTGCTATGACTTGCTTGCAGATGGTGGAAGGTTAGGAATTATTCTGCCTGAAACATATATGTTTTCACCTTCCTATGCTTGGCTTAGGTTCTGGCTTAAAGATCGGCTTGAGTTAAAAGGCATGCTGAATATTGCCATGGAGGCATTCCAGGGATTCTGTCGCGCGAAGACAAATTTCTATATTTTCGAAAAGGTGGTCGATAAAAATGCATAA